In the Candidatus Rhabdochlamydia sp. T3358 genome, GGATTTTAACCCAGTTGTGCTGTACTATTATTCCCTTTCTTCCTCTTCTGTAACAGGTCAGATCATGCAAATTATCCAACAGCAATGGGTGGATGCTTTAGGCATTTTAATTAAGATGAAATGTTTAAATTTGAGAACTATATTGGATAAACTGACTCATGGGAACTATTTTATCTCTTTTACACATTGGACTGCCATGTACCACGATCCAATGAGCATTTTGGAACGATTTAAATATAAAACACTTACAAAAAACTACACGAACTGGGAAAACCAAGAATATATTCAGTTATTGGATCGATCTTTTTATGAACAAGAAGAGGCGCGCCTTCGAACTCTAGAAGAGGCGGAAAGGCTTTTTTTAAGTGAGATGCCCCTTATTCCTTTATATCATGAAGACGATATATACATCATAAGACCAAATTTACCTTTCAGAATATCTCTATGGGGTGGACGCATGATGTTATCAGAATCTCAGAGTCAAGATAGGATAGATTAAAAAAAGATTTAGAGTATTTTAATTTTAAATTGCAAACGAAAACAACGTTTCGTAATATGAACTGCACATCGGAGGTATTTTATGCAAACAATGGAAGAAAATGTAATCTGGGAAATAGCTGGTAGTTATCAAGATATTTTATATCATAAGCATAACGGTATCGCTAAAATTACCATCAATCGTCCTGAAGTAAGAAATGCTTTTCGCCCTTTAACCGTTTCTGAAATATCTCATGCTCTACAAGATGCTCGTAACGATCTCAACATAGGGGTGGTCATTTTAACAGGGATGGGTAAAGAAGCGTTTTGTTCCGGTGGAGATCAAAAAGTTCGCGGTAATGCTGGGTATACAGATTTGGAAGGCACAGACCGTCTAAACGTATTAGATTTACAGAAAGAAATTCGCACCTTACCAAAGCCGGTCATTGCCATGGTATCAGGCTTTGCTATTGGCGGCGGACATGTTTTACATTTGGTTTGTGATTTGACAATTGCAGCGGATCACTCCATTTTTGGACAAGTAGGTCCTAAAGTAGGTTCTTTTGATGGAGGATTCGGCTCTAGCTATCTAGCTCGGATTGTAGGACAAAAAAAAGCTAAAGAGATCTGGTTTCTATGCAGAAAATACACAGCAAAAGAAGCTTTGGAAATGGGGCTTATTAACTATGTGGTCCCCTATGAAGAGTTAGAAGGAACTACTTTGCAGTGGTGTTATGAAATTCTTCAGCACTCCCCTTTAGCTCTTCGCTGTATCAAATCTGCTTTTAATGCTGATTGTGATGGACAAGCAGGATTGCAGGAATTAGCAGGGAATGCTACTCTACTTTACTATATGACAGAAGAAGCGCAAGAAGGCCGTAACGCTTTTCTGCAAAAACGCAGCCCTAATTTCTCACAATTTCCTAAACTTCCTTAAATCTTATGCATGCTATTCAAATTTGGACACTAGCAATTCGACCTAAAACTTTAATTGCTAGTATAAGTCCTGTTCTGATTGCAGCAACGATGGCTATTAAAATTGGCAATTTTGATTGGCTCATTTTCCTCTGCACTATGTGCACTGCTTTAGGAATTCAAATTACAACCAATTTAGCAAATGACTACTTTGATTGCCTTAAAGGAGCTGATACTTATCAGCGCAAAGGATTTATACGTGTTACTCAAGCAAAGCTTGTATCGCACAAGACTATGCGCCAAGCCATAATGATAAGCATGTTATTCACGCTTTTAAGCGGTATTTATTTAGTTATCATTGGAAAAGCTCTTATTGCTTGTTTGCTAATTGTTTCTTTGTGTTTATCTATTTTATACACAGCAGGACCTTATCCTTTAGCCTATCTTGGACTTGGTGATCTTTTTGTATTTATTTTTTTTGGCCCAATTGCCGTTAGCGGGGCGTATTATTTACAAATAGGATCTCTGTCTCTAGAAGTACTCCTAGCCGGTATAGCTCCTGGAGCGATCTCTACTGCAATCTTAACAGTAAATAATGTAAGAGATATCGACGAGGATCTATTAGCTAATAAAAAAACTTTAGTTACTTGTTTTGGTAAATCATTTGGCAAATGGGAATACCTTTTTTGTTTATTAACAGCTTTTGGCTCTTTATTTTTTTTCTATGATTCCCATCCATTTGCTCTTTGCACGACTTTATGTCTTCTGCCAGCAGGTATACTCGTAAAAACAATGTTTACTCACAAAAGCCCCATGGAACTGAATCTTTTGTTGATAAAAACCGGTCAATTGCTATGTCTATTTACAGCTCTTTTTTGCATAGGTTGGATGTTATAAGTTGGCGTATTTTTCGTTTTCAACTTACAAAAAAAGATAGATCAACTCGCTTAAGTCATGTTGTTTGTCTCAAAGACAGCAATCATCAAGAAGCATGGGCTGAAATCTCTCCTTTTCCAGGTCGTAGTAAAGAAACAACAGATGAAGCTCTTTTGCAATTAATCAATGTATTAAAAGGAAAAAAACCCTCCTATCTCTACCCTTCTGTTTCTTTTGCACTTGCAACAGCTCTTAAGCATTTAAGTTTTCCTCCTATTCCTATATGCGCTCTTCTTTCGGGCTCTAAGCAAGAAATAATACAGCAGGCGCTGCTTGCAGAACAGAAAGGGTTTTCTTCTGTTAAAGTTAAAATTTCACAGCTTCCTTTGGAAGATGCTTTCACTGTCCTTGATCAACTGCGTAAGATATTTTCTCTACGAGTAGATGCAAATCAGCGCTTTAGTTTTCAAGAAGCTCTATATTTTTTCGGACAATTTCCTTCCTTAGCATTTGATTTCATTGAAGAACCTACTTGGGAGACTTCTCGATTGGCTGATTTTTCTCATCCTTTTGGGTTAGATGAAACCCTAGAAAAAAAACCCGATTTTATGTTTGAGAATCTAGTTAACTGCAAGGCAATAGTTGTAAAACCTATGATTCAAGGTTTTTTTACTACAAAGAAACTCATGAAACGATTAGGGAAAAAAAGGATAAAATTGATCTTTAGCAGCTGTTATGAGAGTGGTTTAGGGTTGATGCAAATTGCTCATCTAGCCATACAAACAAAGCTCTACCCTCTTGGGCTGAATACACAATCTTTATTTACCGAAGATCTATTAACACCCTTCCCTATTTTTTCTTCTCCTATCTGTTCTTGTCCTTTCCCAGCGCAGATACAAACACATCTATTACAAGAGATCTATCATGGTTAAAATGCTTTGCCCTATTGCTCTACAAGCAAAAGAGAACCCAATGGCTTTAGCTATTGAAACAACCTCTGATAGCTTATCTTATCAAAAATTAGATAAGCTTTTATCTCAATTAGTAAAGCACTTACTTCTCTTAGGAATAAGCAAAGGAGCAAGAGTTGCTTTTATTGCACCCACTGAATGTAAAACGGTTATTTTATTACTCGCTCTTTTGCGTATGGGTGCAATTGCTTGCCCGATAAATCCTAAATTTCCTCAAGTGCAGATTAATGATTTAACTCAAAAGCTCAAACCCTCTCATTTTATCAATCTAGAGGCCCTTGTCTTTACTGCTAGCTCTCACCAGATAGATCCTATAATTGATACAGAGCAATTATTTACCTTCTTAGCAACTTCTGGATCTTCCGGTAAAAGCAAAATTGCTTG is a window encoding:
- a CDS encoding enolase C-terminal domain-like protein, whose amino-acid sequence is MSIYSSFLHRLDVISWRIFRFQLTKKDRSTRLSHVVCLKDSNHQEAWAEISPFPGRSKETTDEALLQLINVLKGKKPSYLYPSVSFALATALKHLSFPPIPICALLSGSKQEIIQQALLAEQKGFSSVKVKISQLPLEDAFTVLDQLRKIFSLRVDANQRFSFQEALYFFGQFPSLAFDFIEEPTWETSRLADFSHPFGLDETLEKKPDFMFENLVNCKAIVVKPMIQGFFTTKKLMKRLGKKRIKLIFSSCYESGLGLMQIAHLAIQTKLYPLGLNTQSLFTEDLLTPFPIFSSPICSCPFPAQIQTHLLQEIYHG
- the menA gene encoding 1,4-dihydroxy-2-naphthoate octaprenyltransferase produces the protein MHAIQIWTLAIRPKTLIASISPVLIAATMAIKIGNFDWLIFLCTMCTALGIQITTNLANDYFDCLKGADTYQRKGFIRVTQAKLVSHKTMRQAIMISMLFTLLSGIYLVIIGKALIACLLIVSLCLSILYTAGPYPLAYLGLGDLFVFIFFGPIAVSGAYYLQIGSLSLEVLLAGIAPGAISTAILTVNNVRDIDEDLLANKKTLVTCFGKSFGKWEYLFCLLTAFGSLFFFYDSHPFALCTTLCLLPAGILVKTMFTHKSPMELNLLLIKTGQLLCLFTALFCIGWML
- the menB gene encoding 1,4-dihydroxy-2-naphthoyl-CoA synthase, translating into MQTMEENVIWEIAGSYQDILYHKHNGIAKITINRPEVRNAFRPLTVSEISHALQDARNDLNIGVVILTGMGKEAFCSGGDQKVRGNAGYTDLEGTDRLNVLDLQKEIRTLPKPVIAMVSGFAIGGGHVLHLVCDLTIAADHSIFGQVGPKVGSFDGGFGSSYLARIVGQKKAKEIWFLCRKYTAKEALEMGLINYVVPYEELEGTTLQWCYEILQHSPLALRCIKSAFNADCDGQAGLQELAGNATLLYYMTEEAQEGRNAFLQKRSPNFSQFPKLP